The following proteins come from a genomic window of Eleginops maclovinus isolate JMC-PN-2008 ecotype Puerto Natales chromosome 8, JC_Emac_rtc_rv5, whole genome shotgun sequence:
- the sh3bp2 gene encoding SH3 domain-binding protein 2 isoform X2 gives MDLLPTLASSLLPSTVSAAAQSINRRLKRRTMSSPEMCWPVPMRAIGAQNLLTMPGGVSTSGYLHKKGGSQFSLMKWPLRYTIIHKGCVYYFKSSTSAAPQGAFSLNGYNRVMRAAEETTSSNVFPFKIVHFSKKHRTWFFSAASEEERRKWMRNLRKEIDHYNDRKDSHISSDSDSDADSFYGTIEKPMDIRHSVDNAEHNYGEEDDDDDEEDYLKPDSDYSPTSTGRPAGPPPCYPPPPVPGFNLRKDSVPVFHKGPAPPVPGQHRGPTCPLPKKTPPSVPPPSILKDPNKGPPPPLPYAPHLEKSSTPPPPPPPNAKRTFQGLTASLGQPGNDNRDRRSMPGVSIQTPATLPICNQFEALIGLNSPANRPLNAGGSQSMGVSHRNKPSVPPHSNIGGLRPAMLDSPSLSKIFSSHPPPPTHLAIPLLPKPGRLNKPEIPKPPPPLAKPPLPSPKNKQQGSQIQRASPDGQSFRSSGDEVPSEFRRKLDSSKQSAECDSDSDYENVQLPDSVFIDTTETSFIEKMFRESPVPPQDGLYCIRNSGTKTSKVLVVWDISIGKARNYRLFEEDDTVYLDSDAIFPTLSAVIEHYYSHPLPHHGSLCLQQPYTKTLGL, from the exons ATGGACCTGCTGCCGACGTTAGCGTCCTCACTGTTACCGTCCACAGTCAGCGCTGCTGCTCAGAGCATAAACAGGAGGCTCAAGAGGAG AACCATGTCGTCTCCAGAGATGTGCTGGCCGGTGCCGATGCGGGCCATCGGGGCTCAGAACCTCCTCACAATGCCGGGAGGTGTTTCCACCTCAGGATACCTCCACAAGAAGGGAGGCAGCCAATTCAGCCTCATGAAAT GGCCTCTGAGGTACACCATCATCCACAAGGGCTGCGTGTACTACTTTAAGAGCAGTACCTCCGCTGCACCACAGGGGGCGTTTTCTCTCAACGGCTACAACAG AGTGATGAGAGCAGCGGAAGAGACGACGTCCAGCAACGTGTTTCCTTTTAAGATCGTCCACTTTAGTAAGAAACACAGGACTTGGTTTTTCTCTGCAGCCAgcgaggaggagagaagg aaatggATGCGGAACCTGAGGAAGGAGATCGATCACTATAACGACAGAAAAGATTCCCACATTTCAAG TGACTCGGATTCAGATGCCGACAGTTTCTACGGGACGATTGAGAAGCCCATGGATATTAGACACTCTGTGGACAACGCAGAACACA ATTATGGcgaggaggatgatgatgacgatgaggaGGACTATCTGAAGCCAGACAGTGATTACTCGCCAACTTCGACAG GTCGACCGGCTGGGCCACCCCCCTGTTACCCCCCTCCCCCAGTGCCAGGTTTTAATCTCCGTAAAGACTCTGTTCCAGTTTTCCACAAAGGCCCGGCTCCTCCCGTCCCCGGCCAACACAGAGGACCCACCTGCCCGCTCCCCAAAAAAACCCCGCCCTCTGTTCCCCCTCCCTCCATACTGAAAGACCCCAACAAAGGACcgccccctcctctcccctacGCCCCCCACCTGGAAAAGTCctccacccccccacctcctccgcCCCCAAACGCAAAGAGAACTTTTCAGGGCCTGACTGCGTCTTTGGGTCAGCCTGGGAACGACAATAGAGACCGTAGGTCGATGCCGGGGGTGTCCATCCAAACCCCCGCCACTCTACCCATCTGCAACCAATTTGAAGCCTTGATCGGCCTAAATAGTCCCGCCAACCGCCCCCTTAATGCAGGAGGGAGCCAATCAATGGGTGTCAGCCACCGCAACAAGCCGAGCGTACCTCCTCATTCCAATATTGGAGGCCTCAGACCTGCGATGTTGGACTCCCCGTCCCTCAGCAAGATCTTCTCCAGTCACCCACCCCCGCCGACTCACCTTGCGATCCCTCTTCTACCTAAACCTGGACGATTGAATAAGCCGGAAATACCTAAACCCCCTCCACCATTAGCTAAACCCCCACTGCCTTCACCAAAGAACAAGCAGCAAGGATCCCAAATCCA AAGAGCGTCTCCAGACGGACAGAGCTTCCGCTCTTCCGGAGACGAGGTGCCCTCAGAGTTCAGGAGGAAACTGGACTCAAGCAAACAGAGCGCAGAATGTGACTCGGACTCCGACTATGAAAAC GTGCAGCTGCCAGACTCTGTGTTCATCGATACCACGGAAACCAGCTTCATAGAAAA GATGTTCAGAGAGAGCCCTGTCCCTCCCCAGGACGGACTGTACTGCATCAGAAACTcaggaacaaaaacatcaaag GTGCTGGTGGTGTGGGATATCAGTATAGGCAAGGCCAGAAACTACAGGCTGTTTGAAGAG GATGACACTGTGTACCTGGACTCTGATGCCATCTTCCCCACTCTGTCCGCGGTGATCGAACACTACTACAGCCACCCTCTGCCTCACCACGGCTCACTGTGCCTGCAGCAGCCCTACACAAAGACACTGGGCCTCTGA
- the sh3bp2 gene encoding SH3 domain-binding protein 2 isoform X1: MSAQSVRKKKSIVLNAKQSVRMCIREQRDFITMSSPEMCWPVPMRAIGAQNLLTMPGGVSTSGYLHKKGGSQFSLMKWPLRYTIIHKGCVYYFKSSTSAAPQGAFSLNGYNRVMRAAEETTSSNVFPFKIVHFSKKHRTWFFSAASEEERRKWMRNLRKEIDHYNDRKDSHISSDSDSDADSFYGTIEKPMDIRHSVDNAEHNYGEEDDDDDEEDYLKPDSDYSPTSTGRPAGPPPCYPPPPVPGFNLRKDSVPVFHKGPAPPVPGQHRGPTCPLPKKTPPSVPPPSILKDPNKGPPPPLPYAPHLEKSSTPPPPPPPNAKRTFQGLTASLGQPGNDNRDRRSMPGVSIQTPATLPICNQFEALIGLNSPANRPLNAGGSQSMGVSHRNKPSVPPHSNIGGLRPAMLDSPSLSKIFSSHPPPPTHLAIPLLPKPGRLNKPEIPKPPPPLAKPPLPSPKNKQQGSQIQRASPDGQSFRSSGDEVPSEFRRKLDSSKQSAECDSDSDYENVQLPDSVFIDTTETSFIEKMFRESPVPPQDGLYCIRNSGTKTSKVLVVWDISIGKARNYRLFEEDDTVYLDSDAIFPTLSAVIEHYYSHPLPHHGSLCLQQPYTKTLGL, from the exons AACCATGTCGTCTCCAGAGATGTGCTGGCCGGTGCCGATGCGGGCCATCGGGGCTCAGAACCTCCTCACAATGCCGGGAGGTGTTTCCACCTCAGGATACCTCCACAAGAAGGGAGGCAGCCAATTCAGCCTCATGAAAT GGCCTCTGAGGTACACCATCATCCACAAGGGCTGCGTGTACTACTTTAAGAGCAGTACCTCCGCTGCACCACAGGGGGCGTTTTCTCTCAACGGCTACAACAG AGTGATGAGAGCAGCGGAAGAGACGACGTCCAGCAACGTGTTTCCTTTTAAGATCGTCCACTTTAGTAAGAAACACAGGACTTGGTTTTTCTCTGCAGCCAgcgaggaggagagaagg aaatggATGCGGAACCTGAGGAAGGAGATCGATCACTATAACGACAGAAAAGATTCCCACATTTCAAG TGACTCGGATTCAGATGCCGACAGTTTCTACGGGACGATTGAGAAGCCCATGGATATTAGACACTCTGTGGACAACGCAGAACACA ATTATGGcgaggaggatgatgatgacgatgaggaGGACTATCTGAAGCCAGACAGTGATTACTCGCCAACTTCGACAG GTCGACCGGCTGGGCCACCCCCCTGTTACCCCCCTCCCCCAGTGCCAGGTTTTAATCTCCGTAAAGACTCTGTTCCAGTTTTCCACAAAGGCCCGGCTCCTCCCGTCCCCGGCCAACACAGAGGACCCACCTGCCCGCTCCCCAAAAAAACCCCGCCCTCTGTTCCCCCTCCCTCCATACTGAAAGACCCCAACAAAGGACcgccccctcctctcccctacGCCCCCCACCTGGAAAAGTCctccacccccccacctcctccgcCCCCAAACGCAAAGAGAACTTTTCAGGGCCTGACTGCGTCTTTGGGTCAGCCTGGGAACGACAATAGAGACCGTAGGTCGATGCCGGGGGTGTCCATCCAAACCCCCGCCACTCTACCCATCTGCAACCAATTTGAAGCCTTGATCGGCCTAAATAGTCCCGCCAACCGCCCCCTTAATGCAGGAGGGAGCCAATCAATGGGTGTCAGCCACCGCAACAAGCCGAGCGTACCTCCTCATTCCAATATTGGAGGCCTCAGACCTGCGATGTTGGACTCCCCGTCCCTCAGCAAGATCTTCTCCAGTCACCCACCCCCGCCGACTCACCTTGCGATCCCTCTTCTACCTAAACCTGGACGATTGAATAAGCCGGAAATACCTAAACCCCCTCCACCATTAGCTAAACCCCCACTGCCTTCACCAAAGAACAAGCAGCAAGGATCCCAAATCCA AAGAGCGTCTCCAGACGGACAGAGCTTCCGCTCTTCCGGAGACGAGGTGCCCTCAGAGTTCAGGAGGAAACTGGACTCAAGCAAACAGAGCGCAGAATGTGACTCGGACTCCGACTATGAAAAC GTGCAGCTGCCAGACTCTGTGTTCATCGATACCACGGAAACCAGCTTCATAGAAAA GATGTTCAGAGAGAGCCCTGTCCCTCCCCAGGACGGACTGTACTGCATCAGAAACTcaggaacaaaaacatcaaag GTGCTGGTGGTGTGGGATATCAGTATAGGCAAGGCCAGAAACTACAGGCTGTTTGAAGAG GATGACACTGTGTACCTGGACTCTGATGCCATCTTCCCCACTCTGTCCGCGGTGATCGAACACTACTACAGCCACCCTCTGCCTCACCACGGCTCACTGTGCCTGCAGCAGCCCTACACAAAGACACTGGGCCTCTGA
- the sh3bp2 gene encoding SH3 domain-binding protein 2 isoform X3, which translates to MSSPEMCWPVPMRAIGAQNLLTMPGGVSTSGYLHKKGGSQFSLMKWPLRYTIIHKGCVYYFKSSTSAAPQGAFSLNGYNRVMRAAEETTSSNVFPFKIVHFSKKHRTWFFSAASEEERRKWMRNLRKEIDHYNDRKDSHISSDSDSDADSFYGTIEKPMDIRHSVDNAEHNYGEEDDDDDEEDYLKPDSDYSPTSTGRPAGPPPCYPPPPVPGFNLRKDSVPVFHKGPAPPVPGQHRGPTCPLPKKTPPSVPPPSILKDPNKGPPPPLPYAPHLEKSSTPPPPPPPNAKRTFQGLTASLGQPGNDNRDRRSMPGVSIQTPATLPICNQFEALIGLNSPANRPLNAGGSQSMGVSHRNKPSVPPHSNIGGLRPAMLDSPSLSKIFSSHPPPPTHLAIPLLPKPGRLNKPEIPKPPPPLAKPPLPSPKNKQQGSQIQRASPDGQSFRSSGDEVPSEFRRKLDSSKQSAECDSDSDYENVQLPDSVFIDTTETSFIEKMFRESPVPPQDGLYCIRNSGTKTSKVLVVWDISIGKARNYRLFEEDDTVYLDSDAIFPTLSAVIEHYYSHPLPHHGSLCLQQPYTKTLGL; encoded by the exons ATGTCGTCTCCAGAGATGTGCTGGCCGGTGCCGATGCGGGCCATCGGGGCTCAGAACCTCCTCACAATGCCGGGAGGTGTTTCCACCTCAGGATACCTCCACAAGAAGGGAGGCAGCCAATTCAGCCTCATGAAAT GGCCTCTGAGGTACACCATCATCCACAAGGGCTGCGTGTACTACTTTAAGAGCAGTACCTCCGCTGCACCACAGGGGGCGTTTTCTCTCAACGGCTACAACAG AGTGATGAGAGCAGCGGAAGAGACGACGTCCAGCAACGTGTTTCCTTTTAAGATCGTCCACTTTAGTAAGAAACACAGGACTTGGTTTTTCTCTGCAGCCAgcgaggaggagagaagg aaatggATGCGGAACCTGAGGAAGGAGATCGATCACTATAACGACAGAAAAGATTCCCACATTTCAAG TGACTCGGATTCAGATGCCGACAGTTTCTACGGGACGATTGAGAAGCCCATGGATATTAGACACTCTGTGGACAACGCAGAACACA ATTATGGcgaggaggatgatgatgacgatgaggaGGACTATCTGAAGCCAGACAGTGATTACTCGCCAACTTCGACAG GTCGACCGGCTGGGCCACCCCCCTGTTACCCCCCTCCCCCAGTGCCAGGTTTTAATCTCCGTAAAGACTCTGTTCCAGTTTTCCACAAAGGCCCGGCTCCTCCCGTCCCCGGCCAACACAGAGGACCCACCTGCCCGCTCCCCAAAAAAACCCCGCCCTCTGTTCCCCCTCCCTCCATACTGAAAGACCCCAACAAAGGACcgccccctcctctcccctacGCCCCCCACCTGGAAAAGTCctccacccccccacctcctccgcCCCCAAACGCAAAGAGAACTTTTCAGGGCCTGACTGCGTCTTTGGGTCAGCCTGGGAACGACAATAGAGACCGTAGGTCGATGCCGGGGGTGTCCATCCAAACCCCCGCCACTCTACCCATCTGCAACCAATTTGAAGCCTTGATCGGCCTAAATAGTCCCGCCAACCGCCCCCTTAATGCAGGAGGGAGCCAATCAATGGGTGTCAGCCACCGCAACAAGCCGAGCGTACCTCCTCATTCCAATATTGGAGGCCTCAGACCTGCGATGTTGGACTCCCCGTCCCTCAGCAAGATCTTCTCCAGTCACCCACCCCCGCCGACTCACCTTGCGATCCCTCTTCTACCTAAACCTGGACGATTGAATAAGCCGGAAATACCTAAACCCCCTCCACCATTAGCTAAACCCCCACTGCCTTCACCAAAGAACAAGCAGCAAGGATCCCAAATCCA AAGAGCGTCTCCAGACGGACAGAGCTTCCGCTCTTCCGGAGACGAGGTGCCCTCAGAGTTCAGGAGGAAACTGGACTCAAGCAAACAGAGCGCAGAATGTGACTCGGACTCCGACTATGAAAAC GTGCAGCTGCCAGACTCTGTGTTCATCGATACCACGGAAACCAGCTTCATAGAAAA GATGTTCAGAGAGAGCCCTGTCCCTCCCCAGGACGGACTGTACTGCATCAGAAACTcaggaacaaaaacatcaaag GTGCTGGTGGTGTGGGATATCAGTATAGGCAAGGCCAGAAACTACAGGCTGTTTGAAGAG GATGACACTGTGTACCTGGACTCTGATGCCATCTTCCCCACTCTGTCCGCGGTGATCGAACACTACTACAGCCACCCTCTGCCTCACCACGGCTCACTGTGCCTGCAGCAGCCCTACACAAAGACACTGGGCCTCTGA